A stretch of DNA from Rheinheimera sp. MMS21-TC3:
GTCCTTTGATCCTGCCATTTCATGTTGAGCTAGATAAAGCACGAGAACTAGCACGTGGTGATAAGCCAATAGGTACAACCGGTCGCGGCATAGGCCCAGCCTATGAAGATAAAGTTGCCCGTCGTGGTCTACGCGTTGGTGACTTATTTAATCCAGAGCGATTTGCTAAAAAACTGAAAGAAGTAATGGAGTTACATAACTTCACTTTAACTCAGTTTTATAAAGTGCCGGCTGTTGATTACCAAAAAACCTTAGATGATGCTTTAGCAATCGCGGATATTTTAAAGCCACTGATTGTTGATGTCACTGACTTACTGGATCGTGCACGTTTAGCGGGTAAAAAGATCATGTTTGAAGGTGCTCAAGGCACCCTATTAGATATTGATCACGGTACTTACCCTTATGTCACCTCGTCTAATACAACAGCGGGTGGTGTTGCGACAGGCACGGGTTTTGGCCCGCGTCATTTAGACTATATTTTAGGTATAGTTAAAGCCTATACAACACGGGTGGGTGAAGGCCCATTCCCAACAGAGCTAAGCTGTGCAGCTGGTGAACACTTAGGTGTTAAAGGTCATGAGTTTGGTGCCACTACAGGTCGTAAGCGTCGTACGGGTTGGTTTGATGCGGTTGCTGTAAAGCGTGCCGTTCAACTTAATAGTATTTCAGGTTTTTGTTTAACTAAGCTAGATGTGTTAGATGGCTTGGATAGTATAAAAATTTGTATTGGCTATAAAGATGCTGCAGGTAACATCAGTGATGTGCCGCCGTTAGCAGCTGAATGCTATGATATTGTTACTCCTGTATATGAAGAAATGCCAGGTTGGACCGATGTTACTTATGGTGTACAGCAAGTAGATAAGCTACCAGCAGCCGCTCGTAACTATATCGCTAGGTTAGAGCAATTAACGGGTGTGCCTATTGATATTATTTCAACTGGCCCTGATCGTAATGAAACCATAGTGTTACGAGATCCATTTGACGCTTAAAAGCTCAATACAATACTATATTGAAAAACGCTACCATTTGGTGGCGTTTTTTATTATGTAGTTACTAATAAAATCAAAGCAACGTTTTAGTTTATAACAATAAGACGACAGTAGTACCTTTATGCGGGTTAGTTGCTTGAGTGGTAAAGCATATTTCACAAGCCTTAGCCTTGTGTTAATGTTAAGCATCTTGTAAAAAACATTATCACAACGATAAAGTTACTATAGAATAACTAGGCTTGGCCGATAACAGGTAATGTCGCAATATTTAGGCGTTGTCATGATAAAACTGCGTATTTTTTTTCTATTTTTCTTACTCCTAGTCCCTACATTTGCTGTTAGCCAAGAGCTGGAAGCGGTACAGTTATATACCCAAGATGAGTTATTAGGTTTAATTCGCACTAATAGTCATTTGCAGCGGGTATTAAAAGACGATTGTCAGTTAGTCAAAGATATTGAAGCTCGAGCTGATATTATGCAGTTACCGGCTTATCAGTACTTGTTTGGCGATATGTTAGCCTATGCTATTTGTGTACCGCGTAATGTTGAGCGAGGCTGGGATTTAATGTTGCAGTCTGCTGCCCAAGGCTTACCTGAAGGACTAGAGCAAGTAGGCCGTTATTACCATATAGGCCGTTTTGTGCAACCCGATACCGATAAAGCTATTATTTATTTACGTGAAGCTGCAGCTTTGGGTAATTTAAAAGCCCAGTTGCGTTTAGCGCAATTATTAATATCTGGTAAAGGTAGCCCAGTAGATTTTGAGCAAAGCTATCGCTGGTTACATTATGCGGTTACGGCCGATCCGGCACAGCATAATCAAATTAAACAAACACTCGCCAAGTTAGCCAGTAAAATGCCACCAAGCGTGGTAGCAAGAGCTAAACGGCCAATTAAATGAATACAGACAATAGATACGCAATATTGTGTATCACTGTTACACTTAACATAATTTAGGAAGACAAAGATAACTTAATGACGGTAAATGATCCGCATCTTGCGCGTGAGCAGGAAAAATATGAAAACCCTATCCCAAGTCGCGAATTTATTCTGCAACATATTGAAAAGCGTAATGAACCTGCCTATTTTGAAGAATTAGTCCAAGAGTTAGGTTTAGCGGATGATGAGGCTATTTTCGCACTAAAAAAACGGTTACGCGCTATGGAGCGTGATGGCCAGCTTATTTTCACTAGAAACCGACGTTACGGTTTAGTGGATAATATGGATTTGGTAAAAGGCACAGTGTTAGGGCATCGTGATGGCTTTGGTTTTTTAAAGCTAGACCAAGGTGGCCCAGATTGGTTTTTGCCGCAGTTTGAAATGCGTCGGCTTTTGCCCGGTGATAAAGTGCTAGCTACGGCACAAAATATAAAAAGTAAAGATAAGATCGAAGCTAGGATAGTACGAATTTTAGATGCACGACCTGAGCCTATAGTGGGCCGCTACTTTAAAGACTTTGCTTTAGGTGTAGTGGTTCCTGAAGACCCACGTATTACCCAAGATATTGTTATACCTGATGGTGAGCAAGGCGCAGCTCGACATGGTCAAGTTGTCTTAGTTGAAGTGACAAAGCGGCCATCGAAACGGGTTAATGCTATAGGTAAAATAACTGAAGTATTAGGTGAGCATTTAGCGCCTGGTATGGAAATTGAAGTAGCCATTCGTAATCATCAAATCCCCCATGAGTTCTCTAATGCTGTGCTTGAACAAGTAGCCGTCTATGGTGAAGAGGTTTCAGAGCAGTCAAAGCAAGGCCGAGTTGATTTAACTAAACTAGGCTTAATTACTATTGACGGTGAAGATGCCCGTGACTTTGATGATGCTGTTTATGCTGAAACTAAAAAGGGTGGAGGCTGGCGCTTATATGTGGCTATTGCCGACGTTAGTGCTTATGTGCAACCTAATACTGCTCTAGATGCTAGCGCCCTAGAGCGAGGTAACTCGGTCTATTTCCCAGATCATGTAGTGCCTATGTTGCCAGAAGCTTTATCTAATGGCTTATGTTCGTTAAATCCCCATGTCGATCGCTTATGTTTAGTCGCCGATATGCATATCAATAGTAGTGGTGAATTAGAGAGTTATCAGTTTTATCAAGCTGTAATGAATTCTAGTGCCCGCTTAACTTATAATCGGGTGCATAAAATTATTCAGGGTGATGAAGAACTTCGCCAGCAATATGCAGCAAACCTAAGCAATATTACTGCTTTGCAGCAGTTGTATACTAAGTTAGCTGAAGTGCGAACTAAACGCGGCGCTCTAGAGTTTGATACGGTAGAAACACGCTTTATTTTTAATAGTCACCGTAAAATTGAACAAATAGTACCAGTGCATCGCGTAGAGTCACATAAGCTCATTGAAGAATGTATGATAATGGCCAACGTGGCAGCCGCTCGTTTTATTGAAAAACACCAAGCTCATGCCTTGTTCCGGGTTCACGAGCGGCCAGATGCCGACCGATTTGCCAATTTTCGTCGCTTTTTAGCTGAACTTGGCATAGAGGCTAATTTATCAGCCGAACCTTCACCTTTAGAATTAACCCAAGCTTTAGCCAGCCTGGGTGACCGACCAGATCGTGAGCTAATTGAAACCACTATGCTGCGCTCAATGAAGCAAGCTGTGTATCAAGGTGACAATCAAGGCCATTTTGGCTTAGCCCTTGAAGCTTATGCCCATTTTACATCACCAATACGGCGTTATCCTGATTTAGTGTTACATCGCAGTATTAAAGCTATTTTAGCTAAGCAAGGCCAACAGGTAACAGGTTCTCGCTATTACAGTGCAGAAGAAATAGTCCCTTTAGGTGAGCAATGCTCTATGACAGAGCGTCGAGCCGATGATGCTACTCGTGAAGTAGCTGACTGGCTGAAGTGTGAATATATGCAAGATCATATAGGTGCCGAGTTTGCTGGTGTAGTGGCAACGGTAACTAACTTTGGTTTATTTGTTCGCTTAACCGAGCTGTATATTGAAGGCTTAGTGCATATTTCGTCATTAAAAAATGATTACTATCATTATGATGCCGAGCGCCAAGCGTTAATTGGTAAGCAGGGTAATAATAGTTACCGTATGGGCGATGTATTAAGGGTAAAAGTAGCAGCGGTAAACTTAGAAGCTCGTAAAATTGATTTAGTCTTAGCGGATGCGGGCCAAGATAGAGTTAGAAAAAAGCCCAGTAAAAAGAGTAAAGGCGTTAGTGCGGATAAAAAGTTAGGGACTAAGCCAGCAAAAGCTAAAGGTGCCCGCAATATTACGGCAGCCAAAAAGCCTAAAGCTAAACCTAAGGCTAAAAAAGTAAAAAAAGCGAAAAAGAGCACTTGATTGCTTTAACCATGAATAATAAAACATATAGTGTAAAAGGTGTTAAATGAGTGCAGATTTAGTATTTGGTATCCATGCCGTTACTGCTTTATTACAGCGAGCGCCACAAGATGTGCTGGAACTGTTTGTAATGAAAGAGCGAGAAGATAAGCGGATGCAGCCAATTGTCCAGCAAGCACGACAGCATGGTATATCAGTGCAGTTTTGTAATCGTAAAACCTTAGATAATCTGGTTAATGGCCAACATCAGGGCGTGGTCGCCAAAGCGCGGCCACAAAGTACCGGCACAGAAGCTGATTTAGATGACATTATTGCTAAACAAGCTAAGCCTTTTATCTTAGTCTTAGATGGTGTAACCGATCCGCATAACCTTGGCGCTATTTTACGCAGTGCCGATGCAGCAGGGGTGCATGCAGTTGTTTCACCTAAAGATCGCTCTGTTAAGCTAACCTCAGTAGTACGCAAGGTAGCTTGTGGTGCCGCTGAAACAGTGCCTTTTATTACTGTGACTAACTTGGCACGAACTTTACGTCAGTTACAGGATGCAGGTTTATGGATAGTAGGCACGGCTGGAGAAACAGATACCTTGCTTTATGAGGCAGACCTTAAAGGGCCAATTGCTTTAGTGTTAGGGGCTGAAGGTGAAGGTATGCGGCGGTTAACGCGTGAAACCTGTGACAGTTTAGTCAAAATACCCATGCTGGGCAGTGTTTCTAGCTTAAATGTCTCGGTAGCCGCTGGAATTTGTTTATTTGAAACGGTTCGGCAACGGCAATAAAATAATTAACTAAATTCAATTCTACTCATAAAAACCCCAAGCTATCTTGGGGTTTTTATTAAGTTCTATTTAGTCATTAAAGATCTTTTGGCTGCTCTAAAGGCAGTGCGGCACTAGCCTCTGCATCTGCTTGTGGGCTAGCTAAGGTTGCTTGGTCAGGGCTGACAGGCATAGCACGAGATTGCTGGTTAATTTGATGAATTTGATTAGTGTTCGCCAAGTCTTGTTCATTCTTAATGCTGGCTATAGTTTCCCTATCAGAAAAGAAGCTACGAATATCATCAATAATAGACTGCATTTCTTGCGGGTTTTCTTTCATCTCTAAAATATGTCTTGGGTGCTCAACATTTTTAGCGCCACTGTCGGCAAAAGTACTGGTCATAATACGTGAGCTAATAATCCAAGGCGTTAACGATGAGCGCATCACATAGTTTTCAGAAGCTGTGGAATCGTAAATACCTTTACCCGTAGTTAATTTACTCTCGGTATAAGTACCTTCACATTTTAAATAAACTAATAGCGAATTAAAGTTAAGCTCACCCCAAAAGGTGTGGCTATAGTTCTGTAATAAACGGCCAAAACTATGACAAATTAGCCAGCTAAATAATAAGCTTATTATAAACTGGCTTTCATTGAACAGTTGTACTGCTAGCTGCTGGGCTGCTGCGCTGTTGTCTAAGCTATTAGAAAAGCTAGTAATTAAGGTTATAACTTCTTTAGCTTCAAACATTAAGTAGAATAAAATAATTGGCCCTACTAATAGCAATACTTGGCCAAGGGCGGTTGCAATAATACGTAATTGCTTAAATAACGGGGTATGGGCTAAAGGTGCATATTCGGGTTGAGTTTCAATCATTACCTCACCGCTAAAATTACCTTTGCTTTCTGATTGTTCGTTTAAGTTTGGATTTAACTCTCGATAAACGCGGTTAGGGATCTCTTTATAGCGTCGATTAGCCATAACAATATTATCAATATTAACAAACAGTTCCCGAGGGTGAATATTTTCTTGCCAATTAGCTCGGTACTCGGCAACTTTGGTCTGCGCCTGTACTTGTGCTGTTCTTTGCTTTAAAAGAATAAAAATGATGCTGCCGCTAATTATTGCAAACACTAGTACTAACAGTAATTGTGGCAGTACGGCGAAGCTTTCTAAATTAGAATGTTCCAGTTCTGCTACAAACTGAGCAATATCTCGCTGTTGTAATAAGTAATTAATAATTAGGCCTAAGATTACGGGTGCTAAAATTGCAAAGGTCATTATTTTTGCAAGTTTTAAAGTACCTTGAGTTTCAATAGTGCGCTCAGCATGGCGATAAACTGTACTAGCTGCACGCCAAGTTAAAATTAAATATACTACTAAAACAAATGAAAAAATGGGCAATAAAATATCGCCTGTTGTGCCAACTAAACCCGTTAAGCAAACAAAAGCAGTTAAGGCATAAGCAATTAATGCAACTAAGGTAGCAATAAGAGCACCAGAAAAGCGTTGGGCAAGATTTCGCAGTGGGTATGGTAAGAAGATTAATTTAGTGACTAAAGTATGAACAAAGCGAGAAATAAAACCATCAGGTTCAACAAAGGTTTTATTTTTACGGCCCATCAGCATTTCTTCTAAATCAATGCTTTTATAATGCGGCCTTTCAAGTTTAGCCGTTTCACGTTCAGACTTACTGAAGTTAGGTGCCAGCGAAGTAGGGACGCTGCGACCAACAAAGAAGCGCAGCATTTGAAAAACTCCACCACCTAAAGCGCGCAAGCCACCGGCTAATAAAATAAAACCCACAGCGGCAAAGATCCAAGCTAGTGTTTTATCTTCTTGTACTAAGCTTACTACTTGTAAAAGCGGGTATATGCCCAGTAAAGTTACCAGTAAGCCTCTAATGGCTCTAAAAAGTCCTTCTACTTTAAAAGGGTTACGGATCCCTAAAGATTCACTGCCATAATCATAGGCCATTACTGCTTCCTTATGTATTTAACTAATCGTTTAGTATTTTGCCGTAATGGACTCATATTGCAATAATTTTTGTTAACGATGAATCGTATCAATTTAGAAAAGCAGCAATTTTATCCGCAACCATAAGAACGCGGCGGAAGCTGCAATTTCATCAATTAGCCTGCTGCTGTAAGTCGGCAATAACCACCTGATGTTGTTGCTTAGCAAAATGCTCTGCAATGGCAAAGCCTATACCACCGGTACCACCGGTCACTACTATGCGCATAAGAGGCTCCAATTATTATATCAATGTAAATAAACTATGCTAGGTGGGTCTTAATGCAACAGCAACGCTACTTTAGTGCTATGCGGTGTGGTTGAAAATTAAGCCAATTAACTAAGTCGATTAAAATAGTAAGCTGCTTTTTATCGTTATTTCAGCTGTATTGCTCTCACTAATAGCTAAAAATAGCCTTTGGAAGCTTTTTAGCGTTAGTAATTTATGCTAAGTTGCGGTCGCTTAAAAATTACCTAGGTTTAAAGGTATTTAACATTTAAAGGAAATAACATGTCCGAACATCAGAATAACCAGGTGGCTAACGGCAAAAGAAGTGGTTTTACCCGCTTTTTAGATACCGTTGAGTGGCTAGGTAACTTATTGCCCCATCCTGTCACTTTATTTGCCATGTTTGCTGTTGCAGTGGTTTTAGGTAGTGGTATAGCAGCCTATTTTGATGTTAATGCGATTGACCCTCGCCCAGAAGGCGCAGCAGGCCGTGCCGCTGACGGCGTTATCCGCGTGGTTAATTTAGTTAGTGTGGATGGTTTACAGCGCATAATATCCAATTTAGTGACAAATTTTACTAATTTCCCTCCCTTAGGTGTGGTGCTGGTGGCTTTATTAGGGGTCAGTATAGCTGAGCATTCGGGTTTAATTTCTGCCGCTATGCGGGGCTTAGTTATGGGGGCATCAAAACGTGCTGTTACTATTACTATAGTCTTTGCCGGTATTATTTCTAACACAGCATCAGAGTTAGGCTATGTGGTATTAATTCCGATGGCGGCAGTAATATTCCATTCTTTAGGTCGGCACCCTCTAGCTGGTTTAGCCGCTGCCTTTGCTGGTGTTTCAGGTGGCTATAGCGCTAACTTATTTATTGGTACTGTCGATCCCTTATTAGCCGGCTTTACACAGCAAGCTGCAAACTTAATTGACCCCAATTATACCGTAGGTCCAGAAGCAAACTGGTTTTTTATGATTGCCAGTACTTTTGTTATTTCAATCTTAGGCGCTTTTGTCACTGAAAAACTAGTTGAACCTAAGCTAGGTAAATACAATGTTAATGAAGCAGCTATAGATTTGGGCAGTCCAACCTTAGACCCGCTTACTAAGGCTGAAAAGTTTGGCTTGAAAATGGCAGGCTTAGCTTTTGTTGGTTTAGGTATTTTACTGGTATTAAGCGTATTGCCAGAGTGGGGGCCATTACGCCATCCAGAAACAGGAGAAGTTGCGGGGTCACCATTTTTAAAAGGTATAGTAGTGTTTATTTTTATTACCTTTGCTATCCCAGGTTTTGTTTATGGCCGCATTGTCGGCACTATGCGCACTGATCGTGATGTGATTGACGCTATGGCTAAAAGTATCAGCTCTATGGGCTTATATATCGTTTTAGTCTTTTTTGCTGCTCAGTTTGTGGCCTTTTTTGGTTGGTCAAATTTAGGGGCTATAATTGCTGTCAATGGAGCCACTGCGCTACAAAATGTTGGTTTAACCGGCCCTGAGTTATTTTTCTTCTTTATTGCTATGTGTGCCATTATTAATTTGTCACTAGGTTCGGCATCCGCACAGTGGGCTATTTTTGCGCCTATTTTTGTACCTATGCTAATGATAGTGGGGTATTCACCAGAAGTGATTCAAGCGGCTTATCGCATAGGAGATTCAGTGACTAACTTAATTACGCCTATGATGAGTTATTTTGGTTTGATTTTAGCGGTTGCAGCTCGGTATAAAAAAGATTTAGGTATAGGCACTTTAATAGCCACTATGCTGCCTTATACCCTAGTATTCTTTATTGGTTGGACTGCTCTATTCTATATCTGGGTCTTTTTGCTCGGTTTACCTGTAGGCCCAGGCTCACCAACTTACTATCAGTTTACCGGTTAAAAATAAAGATGTTTTGATGTTAGCTAGGGAGTTGATCCGCTAGCTGACTTAGCGCATGATAAGTGCGAACTGTGGCATAAAACTAAAGTGCCAGCCTAATTTAATGAAAGTAAAAGAGCTATTTTATGACTTCAACTCCAAAAATGATGCCGTTAAACAAAGAGATACATGGCGCATTAAAAATAAATAATGATAATGCTTATGCTCATATAGCTGATGAGCATTTATTACCTCTTACCGTCCATGAGTTTGTATTTGCAGGGGCTGAATACCCAATCATTTTCATTAAAAATGAAAAGGAAAACATTTATCAATCTGTATTAATGCTAGGATTAACGCAAAAACAAAACTTATTTGTAAAAGATGGTAATTGGCAGGGTAGTTATATTCCTGTATCTGCACGTAATTATCCGCTGGCATTAGTAAAAGAAAGCCTTGAAAGTGACCGCTTACTGATTGCAATTGACGAGGCCTCTTCACGGGTTGGCACTGAGACAGGTGAGCCTTTATTTAATGAAGATGGCTCTGAAAGTGAGCATCTAGCTAAGCGTAAAGAACATATGGCTGAGTATTTAGAACTGGGCCAAGTTACAGTAAAATTTATTGAAAAGCTGCAAAGTTTAGATTTGCTTAAACAACAAGTTTTAACCTTAGAAATACAAGGTGAAGAACTGCGAATTAATGGTATTTATATCGTTGACGAGCAAAAGTTAAATGAAATAGATGAGGCAGTATTGGTAGATTTGCATAAAAATGGCTATTTAAAAGTGATTTATGCTCACTTATTGTCACTACAGCAAACGCCAAGATTAGTGCGAAGAGCTGAGCAAGAAGCTAGCTAAAACAATTATTGAGTTATGTTTAGTACTGTCTTTAACAAAACCAGCTAAAGTTACTTTAGCTGGTTTTGTTTTTAGCACTAGATAAATTTAATTGGCCATTTTACACTGACCAATTAGGTTGCAGTCGACCGAAGATTAACATCTGTATAGTCAGCAGTTGGGTGTGAGAACGCACGGTAGGTGCAAATATTCATAAGATAAGGTAGTAAATGAATCACAGTACTATTATGGCAATGGAAGCTAGAGAAGCACCTAGTCGCATTAAAGAACAGTTAATGGCAAATGCAGAAAAAGTACAACAAGTTGTCGGGGTTATTAACACTAAAAAACCTAAATTTGTTTATATTGTTGGCCGGGGTTCATCTGGCCATGCTGGTATTTTTGCTAAATATCTAATTGAAATTGAAATTGGCTTGCCTGTGGTGTCTGCGGCGCCTTCTGTTGCTAGTATTTATCACAAGTCATTACAGTTAGCAGATGCTTTCGTTATTGTTATTTCACAATCGGGACGTAGCCCAGATCTGTTAGCGCAAGCTGATATGGCCAAAAAAAGTGGTGCTGTGGTGTTGGCTCTAGTTAATGATATTAGCTCTCCTTTAGCAAGCATGGCGGACTATAGTTTACCGCTAAATGTTGGTGAAGAAAAAGCTGTAGCTGCCACTAAAAGTTACTTAGCCACCTTAAGCGCAATTTTGCATTTAGTCTCTGTTTGGTCAGCTAAGCCTTCGTTGATGGATGCTGTGCAACAATTACCAGCATTGATGCAGCAAGCTGTTGATTTACCGGTGCAACTGAATACTGCCGCCTTAATTAATGTTAAGCACCTAGTCGTTTTAGGTCGAGGTTTAGGTTATGCCGTATCGCGTGAAATTGCTTTAAAGCTTAAAGAAGTCTGTGGCATTCAGGCCGAAGCTTTTTCCAGTGCTGAGTTTTTACACGGCCCCGTGACCTTAATTAAAGATAGCTTTACTATCATTGATGTCAGTATTAATGATGAAACTATTGCTGCTCATAGCCAACAAATTACCGACACAACAAGTC
This window harbors:
- a CDS encoding adenylosuccinate synthase, which encodes MAKNVVVLGTQWGDEGKGKIVDLLTEKASYVVRYQGGHNAGHTLVIDGEKTVLHLIPSGILRANVKCVIGNGVVLSPEAFLKEMTMLEQRGVPVKERLLLSEACPLILPFHVELDKARELARGDKPIGTTGRGIGPAYEDKVARRGLRVGDLFNPERFAKKLKEVMELHNFTLTQFYKVPAVDYQKTLDDALAIADILKPLIVDVTDLLDRARLAGKKIMFEGAQGTLLDIDHGTYPYVTSSNTTAGGVATGTGFGPRHLDYILGIVKAYTTRVGEGPFPTELSCAAGEHLGVKGHEFGATTGRKRRTGWFDAVAVKRAVQLNSISGFCLTKLDVLDGLDSIKICIGYKDAAGNISDVPPLAAECYDIVTPVYEEMPGWTDVTYGVQQVDKLPAAARNYIARLEQLTGVPIDIISTGPDRNETIVLRDPFDA
- a CDS encoding tetratricopeptide repeat protein, giving the protein MIKLRIFFLFFLLLVPTFAVSQELEAVQLYTQDELLGLIRTNSHLQRVLKDDCQLVKDIEARADIMQLPAYQYLFGDMLAYAICVPRNVERGWDLMLQSAAQGLPEGLEQVGRYYHIGRFVQPDTDKAIIYLREAAALGNLKAQLRLAQLLISGKGSPVDFEQSYRWLHYAVTADPAQHNQIKQTLAKLASKMPPSVVARAKRPIK
- the rnr gene encoding ribonuclease R — its product is MTVNDPHLAREQEKYENPIPSREFILQHIEKRNEPAYFEELVQELGLADDEAIFALKKRLRAMERDGQLIFTRNRRYGLVDNMDLVKGTVLGHRDGFGFLKLDQGGPDWFLPQFEMRRLLPGDKVLATAQNIKSKDKIEARIVRILDARPEPIVGRYFKDFALGVVVPEDPRITQDIVIPDGEQGAARHGQVVLVEVTKRPSKRVNAIGKITEVLGEHLAPGMEIEVAIRNHQIPHEFSNAVLEQVAVYGEEVSEQSKQGRVDLTKLGLITIDGEDARDFDDAVYAETKKGGGWRLYVAIADVSAYVQPNTALDASALERGNSVYFPDHVVPMLPEALSNGLCSLNPHVDRLCLVADMHINSSGELESYQFYQAVMNSSARLTYNRVHKIIQGDEELRQQYAANLSNITALQQLYTKLAEVRTKRGALEFDTVETRFIFNSHRKIEQIVPVHRVESHKLIEECMIMANVAAARFIEKHQAHALFRVHERPDADRFANFRRFLAELGIEANLSAEPSPLELTQALASLGDRPDRELIETTMLRSMKQAVYQGDNQGHFGLALEAYAHFTSPIRRYPDLVLHRSIKAILAKQGQQVTGSRYYSAEEIVPLGEQCSMTERRADDATREVADWLKCEYMQDHIGAEFAGVVATVTNFGLFVRLTELYIEGLVHISSLKNDYYHYDAERQALIGKQGNNSYRMGDVLRVKVAAVNLEARKIDLVLADAGQDRVRKKPSKKSKGVSADKKLGTKPAKAKGARNITAAKKPKAKPKAKKVKKAKKST
- the rlmB gene encoding 23S rRNA (guanosine(2251)-2'-O)-methyltransferase RlmB; the encoded protein is MSADLVFGIHAVTALLQRAPQDVLELFVMKEREDKRMQPIVQQARQHGISVQFCNRKTLDNLVNGQHQGVVAKARPQSTGTEADLDDIIAKQAKPFILVLDGVTDPHNLGAILRSADAAGVHAVVSPKDRSVKLTSVVRKVACGAAETVPFITVTNLARTLRQLQDAGLWIVGTAGETDTLLYEADLKGPIALVLGAEGEGMRRLTRETCDSLVKIPMLGSVSSLNVSVAAGICLFETVRQRQ
- a CDS encoding SDR family NAD(P)-dependent oxidoreductase, which codes for MRIVVTGGTGGIGFAIAEHFAKQQHQVVIADLQQQAN
- a CDS encoding AbgT family transporter; its protein translation is MSEHQNNQVANGKRSGFTRFLDTVEWLGNLLPHPVTLFAMFAVAVVLGSGIAAYFDVNAIDPRPEGAAGRAADGVIRVVNLVSVDGLQRIISNLVTNFTNFPPLGVVLVALLGVSIAEHSGLISAAMRGLVMGASKRAVTITIVFAGIISNTASELGYVVLIPMAAVIFHSLGRHPLAGLAAAFAGVSGGYSANLFIGTVDPLLAGFTQQAANLIDPNYTVGPEANWFFMIASTFVISILGAFVTEKLVEPKLGKYNVNEAAIDLGSPTLDPLTKAEKFGLKMAGLAFVGLGILLVLSVLPEWGPLRHPETGEVAGSPFLKGIVVFIFITFAIPGFVYGRIVGTMRTDRDVIDAMAKSISSMGLYIVLVFFAAQFVAFFGWSNLGAIIAVNGATALQNVGLTGPELFFFFIAMCAIINLSLGSASAQWAIFAPIFVPMLMIVGYSPEVIQAAYRIGDSVTNLITPMMSYFGLILAVAARYKKDLGIGTLIATMLPYTLVFFIGWTALFYIWVFLLGLPVGPGSPTYYQFTG
- a CDS encoding SapC family protein, whose protein sequence is MTSTPKMMPLNKEIHGALKINNDNAYAHIADEHLLPLTVHEFVFAGAEYPIIFIKNEKENIYQSVLMLGLTQKQNLFVKDGNWQGSYIPVSARNYPLALVKESLESDRLLIAIDEASSRVGTETGEPLFNEDGSESEHLAKRKEHMAEYLELGQVTVKFIEKLQSLDLLKQQVLTLEIQGEELRINGIYIVDEQKLNEIDEAVLVDLHKNGYLKVIYAHLLSLQQTPRLVRRAEQEAS
- the nagB-II gene encoding glucosamine-6-phosphate deaminase NagB-II, whose protein sequence is MNHSTIMAMEAREAPSRIKEQLMANAEKVQQVVGVINTKKPKFVYIVGRGSSGHAGIFAKYLIEIEIGLPVVSAAPSVASIYHKSLQLADAFVIVISQSGRSPDLLAQADMAKKSGAVVLALVNDISSPLASMADYSLPLNVGEEKAVAATKSYLATLSAILHLVSVWSAKPSLMDAVQQLPALMQQAVDLPVQLNTAALINVKHLVVLGRGLGYAVSREIALKLKEVCGIQAEAFSSAEFLHGPVTLIKDSFTIIDVSINDETIAAHSQQITDTTSRGAAVLQLHHQPIVAHQRLLPLLVLQRFYIDVEVVARDLGIDPDAPVGLNKVTKTL